The following are from one region of the Cloacibacterium normanense genome:
- a CDS encoding IS3 family transposase, whose amino-acid sequence MKEFYPKLGIGFLCRLFGKTRHAYYDGLWRKENSLIKEDIILQEVRTIRRDLPQVGTRKLHYMLQNQLKSHAISFGRDYLFDLLAAHQLLIRKRKRKVITTDSRHWMRKYSNLIKGMVINRPEQVWVSDITYIRLTHQWGYLSLITDAYSRKIMGYSFRQDLSAEGCIDALKMALHNRLYHHPLIHHSDRGSQYCSQNYVDLLLKNNIAISMTENGNPYENALAERVNGIIKKEFNLYTSALGFEQTKRQVNASILSYNQLRPHASCDYLTPHQAHLKSEQLKKRWKKYNKKFNDKKTMV is encoded by the coding sequence ATGAAAGAATTCTATCCTAAATTGGGAATAGGGTTCTTGTGTAGATTGTTTGGCAAAACAAGACATGCCTATTACGATGGGCTTTGGCGAAAAGAAAACAGTCTGATAAAAGAAGACATAATCCTTCAAGAAGTTCGTACTATTCGTCGGGATCTGCCACAAGTAGGGACCCGTAAACTACACTATATGCTTCAAAATCAACTAAAATCTCATGCCATCAGTTTTGGCAGAGACTATTTATTTGATTTATTGGCAGCGCATCAATTGTTGATTAGAAAACGGAAACGTAAAGTCATAACAACAGATTCAAGACATTGGATGCGAAAATACAGTAATCTCATCAAAGGAATGGTCATAAATCGGCCAGAACAAGTATGGGTAAGTGATATTACCTATATCCGATTAACCCATCAATGGGGCTATTTGAGTTTAATTACCGATGCCTATTCTCGAAAAATTATGGGCTACAGTTTTCGTCAAGACCTATCGGCAGAAGGATGTATTGATGCTTTGAAAATGGCACTTCATAATCGATTGTATCATCATCCTCTCATACATCATTCCGATAGAGGTTCGCAATACTGTTCCCAGAATTATGTAGATTTATTATTAAAAAATAATATTGCCATCAGTATGACAGAAAATGGTAATCCTTATGAAAACGCATTAGCAGAAAGAGTAAATGGCATTATAAAGAAAGAATTTAATCTTTATACAAGCGCATTAGGTTTTGAACAAACGAAGAGACAGGTGAATGCAAGCATTTTGTCATATAACCAACTCAGGCCTCATGCAAGTTGTGATTATTTAACCCCTCATCAAGCCCATCTAAAATCTGAACAATTAAAGAAAAGATGGA
- a CDS encoding helix-turn-helix domain-containing protein, which produces MQSKEERFLARESKQSHYDKRLKKQIVQEVESGLPRKEAIRLYNLGQSTLDSWMRDFGSPNYLENLKRRTYTGLEKRTIVTAIEQGLLTIQEAKIAYNIKTDKVIRNWITQYKSEKVELCIGNSSIMGNKTTPRKEPEKESLEKALKEAELKIKALNTLIDVAEEQLKIDIRKKSGAKQS; this is translated from the coding sequence ATGCAATCAAAAGAAGAGAGATTTTTAGCTCGCGAGAGTAAACAGAGTCATTACGACAAACGATTAAAAAAACAAATTGTTCAAGAGGTAGAATCAGGATTACCGAGAAAGGAGGCGATTCGGCTCTATAATTTAGGCCAATCCACCTTAGATAGTTGGATGCGAGATTTTGGTTCGCCTAACTACCTAGAAAATTTGAAACGTCGAACGTACACAGGACTAGAAAAACGTACAATAGTTACAGCGATAGAACAAGGTCTATTAACGATACAAGAAGCCAAGATAGCCTATAACATAAAGACAGACAAAGTAATTCGTAATTGGATAACACAGTACAAATCAGAAAAAGTCGAACTTTGTATTGGAAATAGTTCTATAATGGGAAATAAAACCACACCTAGGAAAGAACCAGAAAAAGAGTCTTTGGAGAAAGCATTAAAAGAAGCGGAGCTTAAAATTAAAGCCCTCAATACGCTTATTGATGTAGCCGAAGAACAGCTCAAAATAGATATTAGAAAAAAGTCTGGTGCCAAGCAGTCATAA